Below is a window of Nocardia asteroides DNA.
CGACTTCCACCCGATCGAGAACATCGAGAAGATGGCCGCCGGTATCCCGCTCACCGACGCGGACCGCGCCCCCTGGCTCGACATCGTCGCGGGCTGGCTCGCCGAGCATCAGGAATCGGGCGGCGTCGCCGCCTGCTCGGCGCTGCGACGTCCCTACCGGGACCGGCTGCGGCGTGGCGCGCCGAACGCCTATTTCGTGCACTTGGCCGCGGGCCGGGCGGAACTGCTGCGCCGGATGACCGGCAGGCTCGGGCACTTCATGCCCACGGCCCTGCTGGACTCCCAGCTGGCCACGCTGGAACCACTCGAACCCGACGAGGCCGGGGTGACGCTGAACGCGCTCGAACCGCCGACCATCCTCGTCACCGAGGCCGTGGCGGCTTGGCGCGACGCTCACCGCTGAAGCAGCGGGTGCAGTTCCTGCACCGGCGCCAGCAGCAACCCGCCGCCGACCACCAGCGCGGCCAGGCACACGGTGCCGAACACCAGCACCCACAGCAGCGCGGGCAGGTGGGTGAGCCGGGCCAGCTGGTCGGCGTCGGAGTCGGTGCGCCCGGGCTGCCTGCGCCTGCTGCGCTGCAGTTCCAGCACCGGCCGCACCGCGGCGGCCAGCAGGAACCACGCGGCCAGATACGCGAAAGCGGCCTGCCACTGGTCGCTGCCGAACCAGGACACCCCGAACACCAGGGCCCCGAGCACCGCCACGGTGAGCAGGCCGTAGATGTTGCGCACCTTGATCAGCACCGCGGCCAGCATCAGCAGCGTCGCCCACAGCATCAGCGTCACCCGGCCCGAACCGAGCAGCGCCGCGTAGCCCAGCCCCAGCAGCGCGGGCGCCGGATAGCCCGCGGCGGCGGTGAGGATCATGCCCGGCCCGGTCGGCCTGCCGCTGGACACGGTCAGGCCCGAGGTGTCGGTGTGCAGGGTGATCGCGTGCAACCTGCGCCCGGTGAGCAGTGCGACCAGCGCGTGCCCGCCTTCGTGCGCCACCGTCACCGCGGCGCGGGTCAGCCGCCACAGCGGCCGGTAGGCGACCAGGACGAGCGCCACCGCGGCGGTCGCCAGCACCAGCCACCAGGCGGGCGCGGGCTGGGTTTCGAAGAGACGGTCGAGCAGCGAGCTGGCGGATCCGGTGTTCACCGCCGCACTTTAGCCCTCCACGGCCTGCGGCGTGCGCGCACGCGGAACCTGCGACGGCAGCGGATGATCGGCTTCCAGCGCCGGCAGGCCGTCGATGCTGGCGGAATTGTCGCCGGCGATGCGGCGCGCGAAATCGGCATCGGTGCGGCGGGTGTGCGCCTCGTCCAGGATCGAGCGCTCCTCGACCAGCTCGAGGTAAGGCACCGACCAGCCGCACGAATCGGCGATCCGCTCCACCGAGATCGCGATCACCGCACGGATTCCCGTGTGCTCGAGACCGAAATGCGCACTGAGCATGGCGAATTCGTCCGAGTCGGGTCGCACGATGCGGCCGGTGCCGAACAGTCGCAGGATGCGGGCGGTGCGGGTGAACGAGCAGAACATCACGGTGATCCGCCCGTTGTCACGCAGGTGGGCGATCGTCTCCGCGCCGCTGCCGAACAGATCCAGGTAGGCGACGGTGTGGTCGTCGATCACCGCGAAGGTGTCGCGATATCCCTTGGGGGAGACGTTGACGTGGCCACCCGCCGACGGTGCCGTGCCGACGAAGAACATCGGCTGCTCGGCGATGAAGCCACGTAACTTGTCGTCGATCCGGTCGAACACCTTGGCCATGACGCGCTCCCTCGTCCCACCCGGCGGCGGGCTCCCCGCCCCTACTGTATCGACGGGGCATTCCGGGCCGTCGTTCGGTTCACGCTGAGGGTTACCGCAGACGCGTCGACGGCGATGCCCGACGATGGCGGAATGACCCAGACCGCACCCAGCCCCGTCCACCTCGTGCAGCAGCGCTACGCCGATCCCGCGACGGAGGTTCCCGAGCAGTGGAATCCGGTGCTCGAGGTGCTGCACGCGCACAAGTCGGTGCGGCGTTACCTGCCCGACCCGGTCTCCCCGGCGACGATCCGGCTGCTGGTCTCGGCCGCGCAGTCCGCCGCCACGTCGTCGAACCTGCAGGTGTGGAGTGTGATCGAGGTCCGTGACCCGGCCCGCAAGGCCCGCCTCGCCGACATCGCGGGCGGGCAGGAGCACATCGTGCAGGCGCCGGTGCTGCTGGTGTGGACGGCCGACTTCGCCCGCCTGCGCCAGCTCGCCGCCGACCACGAGGCGCCGCTCGAGGGCGCCGACTACCTCGAGTCCAGCTATGTCGGCTTCGTCGACGCCGCGCTCGCCGCCCAGAACGCGGTGGTCGCCGCCGAATCCCTGGGCCTGGGCACCGTCTACATCGGCGCCCTGCGCAACGATCCCGAGCGCGTCGCCGCCGAGCTCGGGCTACCCGACCACGTGTTCGCGGTGTTCGGCCTGGTCGTGGGCCACCCGGATCCCGCCGAGGGCACCCGGGTGAAGCCGCGCCTGCCCCAGCCCGCGGTGCTGCATCAGGAGACCTACGACCTGACCGGGCAGCGCGGGCCGGTGGCCGCGTACGAGCAGCGGATCGGCGAGCTGTACTCCGAACAGGGCCTGCCGTTCTCCTGGACCGACCGGGTACTGGCCCGGCTCGCCTCGGTGACCTCGCTCAACGGCCGCCACCGCCTGCGGGAGTCGTTGAACACCAGGGGTTTCCGGCTGCTGTGAGCCGGCAGGTCAGCCGTTGATCGCCGCGGCGGTGAGTTCGAGCGAACGGATTCGCGCGTCGATGTCGTAGACCAGGGTGTTGAGCATGAGCTCGTCGGGCGCGGTCGCGGCCAGCAGGTCGGCCGCCTGCGCGCGCACCGTCGCCGGCGAGCCCTGCAGCTGGCCGGTCTTGCGCTGCGCGGCGAAGCGGCGTTCGGCCTCACCCGACGGGAACGCGGCGGCCTGCTCCGGTGTGGCCAGCGCCTGCGGACGGCCCGCCCGCAGCTGGGCGAAGGCGAGGTCGCGGGGTGCGGCCAGCCGGTCGGCCGCGGCGTCGGTGTCGGCGCAGATCGCGGAGGCGGCCACGATCGTGTACGGGGCGCTCAACGTCTCCGAGGGGCGGAAGTTGTCGCGGTAGAGGGCCAGCGCCGCGGCGGTGTTCTCGGGCGCGATGTGGTGGGCGAAAGCGAACGGCAGTCCGAGTACGGCGGCCACCTGGGCGCTGTACCCGCTCGAACCCAGCAGCCAGACCGCCGGTTCGGCGTCGCGGCCGGGACTGGCGACGATCCCGTCCGGGTCGGCGCCGCGGAAGAAGCCGATCAGCGCGGTCAGCTCGCGCGGGAACGAATCCCCCGAGAGACCGTCGGCGCTGCGGCGCAGAGCCCGCGCGGTGACCGGATCGGTGCCGGGCGCGCGCCCGATCCCCAGATCGATCCGGCCCGGATGCAGCGCCTCGAGCGTGCCGAACTGCTCGGCCACCACCAGCGGCGGATGGTTGGGCAGCATCACCCCGCCCGAGCCGACCCGGATCCGCGAGGTCGCCGCGGCCAGATGCGCGAGCACCACCGCGGGCGCCGCGCTGGCGATCCCGGGCATGTTGTGGTGCTCGGCCACCCAGAATCGCCGAAAGCCCAGCTCCTCGGCGTGCCGGGCGAGCCGCGTGGTGGCGTGCAACGCCTCGCCCGCGGTCGCGTCGGCCTGCACCGGCGCCAGATCCAGAACCGACAGCGTGACCGCGCTCATGAGCCTCCTCGACAGTGACTGATCCCGTAGGGGCAACCCGCGCCGGGCAGCCGGTATTTCCGTCCGCCGGTGGTGGTGATCCGGGCCACCATGACCGGCCGGTAGCGTGCAGGGCTGATCGACGCGAGGGAAGGACACGATCCATGTCAGCTGACGGCACCGGGCTATCCACCGCCGCCGTACCGGCGCCCAACTCGACCACCGAATCGGAGGGCTACGCGCGCGGCCTGAGCCCGCGCACCATCCAGATGATCGCCATCGGCGGCGCCATCGGCACCGGCCTGTTCTACGGCGCCGGCGGTGCGATCGAACAGGCGGGCCCGTCGCTGATCCTGGCCTACCTCGTCGCCGGACTGGCGATCTTCGTGATCATGCGCGCGCTGGGCGAACTGCTGACCTACCGTCCGGTGTCGGGCAGCTTCGCCGAGTACGCGCACGAATTCCTGGGCCGCTTCGCCGGTTTCGCGACCGGCTGGTCG
It encodes the following:
- a CDS encoding M50 family metallopeptidase: MNTGSASSLLDRLFETQPAPAWWLVLATAAVALVLVAYRPLWRLTRAAVTVAHEGGHALVALLTGRRLHAITLHTDTSGLTVSSGRPTGPGMILTAAAGYPAPALLGLGYAALLGSGRVTLMLWATLLMLAAVLIKVRNIYGLLTVAVLGALVFGVSWFGSDQWQAAFAYLAAWFLLAAAVRPVLELQRSRRRQPGRTDSDADQLARLTHLPALLWVLVFGTVCLAALVVGGGLLLAPVQELHPLLQR
- a CDS encoding NADPH-dependent oxidoreductase — its product is MTQTAPSPVHLVQQRYADPATEVPEQWNPVLEVLHAHKSVRRYLPDPVSPATIRLLVSAAQSAATSSNLQVWSVIEVRDPARKARLADIAGGQEHIVQAPVLLVWTADFARLRQLAADHEAPLEGADYLESSYVGFVDAALAAQNAVVAAESLGLGTVYIGALRNDPERVAAELGLPDHVFAVFGLVVGHPDPAEGTRVKPRLPQPAVLHQETYDLTGQRGPVAAYEQRIGELYSEQGLPFSWTDRVLARLASVTSLNGRHRLRESLNTRGFRLL
- a CDS encoding pyridoxamine 5'-phosphate oxidase family protein, whose protein sequence is MAKVFDRIDDKLRGFIAEQPMFFVGTAPSAGGHVNVSPKGYRDTFAVIDDHTVAYLDLFGSGAETIAHLRDNGRITVMFCSFTRTARILRLFGTGRIVRPDSDEFAMLSAHFGLEHTGIRAVIAISVERIADSCGWSVPYLELVEERSILDEAHTRRTDADFARRIAGDNSASIDGLPALEADHPLPSQVPRARTPQAVEG
- a CDS encoding gluconokinase, with translation MGVSGCGKTTVGALTAERLGVPYAEGDDFHPIENIEKMAAGIPLTDADRAPWLDIVAGWLAEHQESGGVAACSALRRPYRDRLRRGAPNAYFVHLAAGRAELLRRMTGRLGHFMPTALLDSQLATLEPLEPDEAGVTLNALEPPTILVTEAVAAWRDAHR
- a CDS encoding LLM class flavin-dependent oxidoreductase — protein: MSAVTLSVLDLAPVQADATAGEALHATTRLARHAEELGFRRFWVAEHHNMPGIASAAPAVVLAHLAAATSRIRVGSGGVMLPNHPPLVVAEQFGTLEALHPGRIDLGIGRAPGTDPVTARALRRSADGLSGDSFPRELTALIGFFRGADPDGIVASPGRDAEPAVWLLGSSGYSAQVAAVLGLPFAFAHHIAPENTAAALALYRDNFRPSETLSAPYTIVAASAICADTDAAADRLAAPRDLAFAQLRAGRPQALATPEQAAAFPSGEAERRFAAQRKTGQLQGSPATVRAQAADLLAATAPDELMLNTLVYDIDARIRSLELTAAAING